The window ATTCTTGGACCATgtggtaattctacttttaattttctgaggaaacttcACATTGTTTTCCACAGGACTTTCTGCACTTTTAACAAGGACACTGCAATATTTTCTTCACTGGCTTCTCTGCCTTCATACCTTGCTATTAGCTCTCAGGATCttcctaaaattcacatgtaaCTTCCTTTAAAACATGTCAGGCCCTCATTAAAACATTCTCCATGGCCCTGAGGACAAGTCCAGCCTGCCCAGTGGCCACACACAAGGCCCTCTGTGGTCAGGCCCCAGCGACCTCATCTCCCTCACCTTTAGCATCACCCACCTTCCAAGCACACACCTCTACCCCAGGCCTTTACATAAGCAGTTCCCCCAGGTGGAACGCCCTTCCAACCCATTAAAATACTGCCAGGCCCAGTTCAAAGGCTGAGTCCTTTTTCGTTAACTGTAACTAATTTTCTCCTTGCTGATTTCCGTCCAAGGCCTGATGGGCACCTTTGCACTGGTTTTCGGCACCCTCCACTCTTTCCACGTCGTCTCTCCACGGGCCCGTGAAGGTCCCAGGCCCTGACCTGGGGGCGCTACGTGGAAGTTTGCTATCAGACTTCCCGGTCCCAGAGGTTAGCTATGGTCGGACTGCACCCACGTCCCAGACCCTTCCCCACTCCAAGCCCACTCCTCAAAGCCCGCAATTCCTCACCCCGCAACGTCCCCACAGCGAGGGCCCCTAACACGGTTTGACCCGGGGCCCGTATTCATGTCCTATCTGGGCCTTAGCTTCCCCATATGAAGAACGGAATTGTGGGCGCGCCCCCTCTCCCATCCCTTACTTGCGGGGAGTGCTGCCAGGGCGGATCACCTCCGCGCTGCCGCTCGCACATCAGACAGGTCCGGACGCCCTTGCAGCCGCATTCCCGAAGGACCTCGGGGGCCGCCACCACCGCAGCCGCCATCGCAGTGTCCTGGCGGGCAGTGCGCAGGCGCGGGACCAAGGGTGCCGCTGGGAGTTGTAGTCCACGCTTGGGGCACGAGGCCCGCGGGACCGCTTCCTTCCGGTAGTCGCCACCGAAGGACTCGCGCGGCGCCACCTCCTGGGCTCCGTCAGTCGCCGGCGCCGCCACGGGACTCCGAGAGTCGCGGGCTCAGCTGGACGCTGGTACCGCGGATACGGTCATCGCGGTCCTCAACCTCCTCGCCATGGGCCCCCTCTCGGCGCGGCTGCTGATGCAGAGGGGGCGACCCAAGAGCGACCGGCTGGGGAAGATCCGGAGCCTGGAGTAAGAGGCGGGCCGGGGTCCCTGGGCGGTTGGGGAGAGAGACGAGTACCCGGCACTGTTATCGCCTTGTCGGTTAGGCGGAGTCTCTAATCACTTGGGCCAAACGCCGTCCTTTTTATTAGGAGATGGGCCGGTGGGCCCCAAGTTGCCTCCCCCCGAAAAGGGCCCAGGCTGTTAGGGACAGTCAGTCGTGCAGAAAGAGAACTGAGCAACCTGTTGAGATAATTATAGAGGGCCTGGGGAGCACAGAGGAGCCCCCCACCACctagagaataaagaaaagcatCCTGGAGGGGGCCAGTTGCCCGAGTTCTAAAGTagttacaagattttaaaaagggtGTTGGGGAGAGGTTGTGGGTGCACAAGAAATGCCGGGTGAAAAAGACTTCAGAGGCACCCGGGCTGCCATAGGTGTGGGGCCGGTGGCCCGCCTGCCCCCTGAGCCCTCCCTTtctgacccccaccccagcctgtcaGGGCTGAAGCTGCTCTCAGAGCATTTGGACCCCAAGCTCCTGTGCCGCCTGAAGCAGCTGCAGGAGCTGGACCTCTCCAACAACCAGCTGGAGACGCTGCCTGCCAACCTGGGCTTGTCCCACCTGCGCATCCTCCGCTGTGCCAACAACCAGCTGGGGGACGTCACAGCCTTGTGCCAGTTCCCACAGCTGGAGGAGCTCAGCCTGGAGGGCAACCCTTTCCTGACAGTAAGTGGGCGCACCCAGCAGCCCCGTGCTGGACGCCAGCACTCTGTTGTGCCCAAGCTTAGCGGCCATTCTTCCGTTCATCCCCCAGGTCAGTGACAACCTGAAAGTCTCCTTTCTCCTGCCCAACCTGCGCAAGGTGAATGGCAAGGATgcttcctccacttcctctcaGGTGGAGAACCTGAACCGGGAGCTGACCAGCAGGGTAAGAGGGTGTCTCTCAGGTTTGGGAGCAGTCGGGGGCCTTGAGGAGCAAGTAACAGTGACACTTGAAGGACACTGAGGGGGAGAGTCACAGGGCTCTCTGCCCCAACACTAAGTGGCTCGTATCCCCTAGCCTGACATATTGCTCTGAGACTGGTTGTGGTGCTTGGCCTCTTGTCCTTGGCGGTCGGGGGGTCCCGCCCTCCATGTGTGCAGGCAGGGCCCAGAGGGTAGGCTGAGACACTTCCACAGTAACTTTATCCTGGACCAGCTTCTCCCTTCTGGGGATGTTACTCGTGTGTGTTGCTTGGATTTGTGCAACCTGTAGTTAAGGTTGTGGTTCAGGGAGGcttccaggaggcagggaggtggaGACACCTGTAGCCATGAGATGGGGCAGAGGGGCCATGGCGGGTCCAGGAGAGCTGGGTTGGGCGAGGCCTGGATCTGGTTCCTCTCGTGCCAGGTCACGGCTCACTGGGAGAAGTTCATGGCCTCACTGAGCCCTGAGGAGGGGGCTAAGAAGGCCCAGGCTGACTTTGTGAGGTCCGCCGTCAGGGATGTTCGCTACGGCCCCGAGTCCCTCAGCGAGTTCACCCAGTGGCGGGTACGTCCTCACTCACTGTGCTGGGAATCTATTTTCCCAGCCCCTTGCCGGCTCCCATGCCCTGAGCTGCCCTGGAGGTCTCTGGCCATGAGAGGctgtggggagtggggcaggTCAGGAAAGGCAGCCCTATTGGGTGGAAAGGCCTTTTCCCAACTCAGGAAGTACAAGCTCCCTCTGATTGAGTGtctgaggaggggctgggggccaccAGGACTGTGCCCCGCTTCCTGATGGCCTGGGCCCACCCAGGTACGGATGATCTCTGAGGAGCTGGTGGCCTCCGGTGGGACCCAGGTGCTTGATGCAGACATCCAAGAGAGGTCCTCAAAAACCATAGCTGCCCAGGAGTCCATGGTGAGTGTGGTTCCATGTGGCTCCGGGGGCTCGGAGGGCCTGCCTTGGCCCTTCCTGGCGAGGGGGGCTGCAGGGAAGCAGGGGGTCCTGGAAATGAGCCCGAGAGACAGCTCTGATGCCTGAGCTCGTGCCCTCTGCTTGGGCCAGTCCTTGCCTCCTGCACCCATGGGAGGGTGTGGGTCAGCCTgtgatgggaaagaaagaagctcTGGGTATATGTGTCCATGGTCACCAAGCCCTCAGCCTGCCAcccaacccccatcccccacAGGCAAGGCCAGTGGCCTTGAAACGGCCAGATGATGTCCCACTCAACCTCTCTTCCAACAAGCGGGTGTGCACCTCCACACTGGCCCGGGTGGAGGGCAGCCCTGTGGGCGCCGATGGCAGCCAGGTAAGCTAACGAGGTGGTAGGGAGTGTATGGCTGGGAACAAGGGTTGGGGCAGCTGTGACCCCCTTTTGCCCCCACAGCCTGCCCTGAAGCTGGAGCCCCTGCACTTCCTGCAGTGCCACAGCAAGAACAACAGCCCTGAGGACCTGGAGACCCAGCTCTGGGCCTGCGCCTTCGAGCCGGCCTGTGAGGAGGGTACATCCTTGGGCCAGCAGGGCCGGAGGAAAGGCCACAGGGCCCAAGCAGAATAAGTCTTCTGGacgggagtgggggtgggggacgccACCTTGAGGGAGGGGGCTGCCTGGGGGGATGGGAAATCGGGAGGGGCGTCAAGGCCAGGAGGAGGGAACTGCAATACAGAGAGTGTTTTCACTAGGCTGATCCCTCAAAACAGGGCACACAGGGGCCACGTCTCAGACTGTGGCCACATGTGGCGGGGAGGCCGTGTGTGTCATCGACTGCCAGACGGGCATCGTACTGCACAAGTACAAGGCACCTGGCGAGGTGAGTGCCAGGGCCGGCTCACGCAGGGCGGTGGgcagcctgggctcctgggcaCAGGAGCGCCACCTACTCACTAGGTGACCTTTCTCTCtgctgctgggcctcagtttcccaggcCTGATCCTGCATGCATGTGCTCTGCCCCCTGCTGaacactccccacccctcccccccaggagTTCTTCTCGGTGGCCTGGACAGCCCTGACAGTGGTCACG is drawn from Rhinolophus ferrumequinum isolate MPI-CBG mRhiFer1 chromosome 7, mRhiFer1_v1.p, whole genome shotgun sequence and contains these coding sequences:
- the LRWD1 gene encoding leucine-rich repeat and WD repeat-containing protein 1 isoform X3, whose translation is MGPLSARLLMQRGRPKSDRLGKIRSLDLSGLKLLSEHLDPKLLCRLKQLQELDLSNNQLETLPANLGLSHLRILRCANNQLGDVTALCQFPQLEELSLEGNPFLTVSDNLKVSFLLPNLRKVNGKDASSTSSQVENLNRELTSRVTAHWEKFMASLSPEEGAKKAQADFVRSAVRDVRYGPESLSEFTQWRVRMISEELVASGGTQVLDADIQERSSKTIAAQESMARPVALKRPDDVPLNLSSNKRVCTSTLARVEGSPVGADGSQPALKLEPLHFLQCHSKNNSPEDLETQLWACAFEPAWHTGATSQTVATCGGEAVCVIDCQTGIVLHKYKAPGEEFFSVAWTALTVVTQAGHKKRWSVLAAAGLRGHVRLLHVRAGFCCGVIRAHKRAIATLCFSPTHETHLFTASYDKRIILWDIGAPNHDYEFQASQLLTLDTTSTPLRLCPVASCPDTYLLAGCEGGCCCWDVRLDQPQKRRVCEVEFVFSEGSEASGRRVDGLAFVNKDVVASKGNGLGTICLWSWSQTWVGRGSQSTVAVVVLAWLQWSPTKLAYFSLSTCPADEGTVLCGDEEGNVWIYDVRHVLTQQPPLPAAPQAPTQILKWPQPRALSQTVTKTMVNMVVANPTFTYLAALTDSNIVAIWKRH
- the LRWD1 gene encoding leucine-rich repeat and WD repeat-containing protein 1 isoform X4 → MGPLSARLLMQRGRPKSDRLGKIRSLDLSGLKLLSEHLDPKLLCRLKQLQELDLSNNQLETLPANLGLSHLRILRCANNQLGDVTALCQFPQLEELSLEGNPFLTVSDNLKVSFLLPNLRKVNGKDASSTSSQVENLNRELTSRVTAHWEKFMASLSPEEGAKKAQADFVRSAVRDVRYGPESLSEFTQWRVRMISEELVASGGTQVLDADIQERSSKTIAAQESMARPVALKRPDDVPLNLSSNKRVCTSTLARVEGSPVGADGSQPALKLEPLHFLQCHSKNNSPEDLETQLWACAFEPAWHTGATSQTVATCGGEAVCVIDCQTGIVLHKYKAPGEEFFSVAWTALTVVTQAGHKKRWSVLAAAGLRGHVRLLHVRAGFCCGVIRAHKRAIATLCFSPTHETHLFTASYDKRIILWDIGAPNHDYEFQASQLLTLDTTSTPLRLCPVASCPDTYLLAGCEGGCCCWDVRLDQPQKRRVCEVEFVFSEGSEASGRRVDGLAFVNKDVVASKGNGLGTICLWSWSQTWVGRGSQSTVAVVVLAWLQWSPTKLAYFSLSTCPDEGTVLCGDEEGNVWIYDVRHVLTQQPPLPAAPQAPTQILKWPQPRALSQTVTKTMVNMVVANPTFTYLAALTDSNIVAIWKRH
- the LRWD1 gene encoding leucine-rich repeat and WD repeat-containing protein 1 isoform X5; the encoded protein is MGPLSARLLMQRGRPKSDRLGKIRSLDLSGLKLLSEHLDPKLLCRLKQLQELDLSNNQLETLPANLGLSHLRILRCANNQLGDVTALCQFPQLEELSLEGNPFLTVSDNLKVSFLLPNLRKVNGKDASSTSSQVENLNRELTSRVRMISEELVASGGTQVLDADIQERSSKTIAAQESMARPVALKRPDDVPLNLSSNKRVCTSTLARVEGSPVGADGSQPALKLEPLHFLQCHSKNNSPEDLETQLWACAFEPACEEGHTGATSQTVATCGGEAVCVIDCQTGIVLHKYKAPGEEFFSVAWTALTVVTQAGHKKRWSVLAAAGLRGHVRLLHVRAGFCCGVIRAHKRAIATLCFSPTHETHLFTASYDKRIILWDIGAPNHDYEFQASQLLTLDTTSTPLRLCPVASCPDTYLLAGCEGGCCCWDVRLDQPQKRRVCEVEFVFSEGSEASGRRVDGLAFVNKDVVASKGNGLGTICLWSWSQTWVGRGSQSTVAVVVLAWLQWSPTKLAYFSLSTCPADEGTVLCGDEEGNVWIYDVRHVLTQQPPLPAAPQAPTQILKWPQPRALSQTVTKTMVNMVVANPTFTYLAALTDSNIVAIWKRH
- the LRWD1 gene encoding leucine-rich repeat and WD repeat-containing protein 1 isoform X1, translated to MGPLSARLLMQRGRPKSDRLGKIRSLDLSGLKLLSEHLDPKLLCRLKQLQELDLSNNQLETLPANLGLSHLRILRCANNQLGDVTALCQFPQLEELSLEGNPFLTVSDNLKVSFLLPNLRKVNGKDASSTSSQVENLNRELTSRVTAHWEKFMASLSPEEGAKKAQADFVRSAVRDVRYGPESLSEFTQWRVRMISEELVASGGTQVLDADIQERSSKTIAAQESMARPVALKRPDDVPLNLSSNKRVCTSTLARVEGSPVGADGSQPALKLEPLHFLQCHSKNNSPEDLETQLWACAFEPACEEGHTGATSQTVATCGGEAVCVIDCQTGIVLHKYKAPGEEFFSVAWTALTVVTQAGHKKRWSVLAAAGLRGHVRLLHVRAGFCCGVIRAHKRAIATLCFSPTHETHLFTASYDKRIILWDIGAPNHDYEFQASQLLTLDTTSTPLRLCPVASCPDTYLLAGCEGGCCCWDVRLDQPQKRRVCEVEFVFSEGSEASGRRVDGLAFVNKDVVASKGNGLGTICLWSWSQTWVGRGSQSTVAVVVLAWLQWSPTKLAYFSLSTCPADEGTVLCGDEEGNVWIYDVRHVLTQQPPLPAAPQAPTQILKWPQPRALSQTVTKTMVNMVVANPTFTYLAALTDSNIVAIWKRH
- the LRWD1 gene encoding leucine-rich repeat and WD repeat-containing protein 1 isoform X2: MGPLSARLLMQRGRPKSDRLGKIRSLDLSGLKLLSEHLDPKLLCRLKQLQELDLSNNQLETLPANLGLSHLRILRCANNQLGDVTALCQFPQLEELSLEGNPFLTVSDNLKVSFLLPNLRKVNGKDASSTSSQVENLNRELTSRVTAHWEKFMASLSPEEGAKKAQADFVRSAVRDVRYGPESLSEFTQWRVRMISEELVASGGTQVLDADIQERSSKTIAAQESMARPVALKRPDDVPLNLSSNKRVCTSTLARVEGSPVGADGSQPALKLEPLHFLQCHSKNNSPEDLETQLWACAFEPACEEGHTGATSQTVATCGGEAVCVIDCQTGIVLHKYKAPGEEFFSVAWTALTVVTQAGHKKRWSVLAAAGLRGHVRLLHVRAGFCCGVIRAHKRAIATLCFSPTHETHLFTASYDKRIILWDIGAPNHDYEFQASQLLTLDTTSTPLRLCPVASCPDTYLLAGCEGGCCCWDVRLDQPQKRRVCEVEFVFSEGSEASGRRVDGLAFVNKDVVASKGNGLGTICLWSWSQTWVGRGSQSTVAVVVLAWLQWSPTKLAYFSLSTCPDEGTVLCGDEEGNVWIYDVRHVLTQQPPLPAAPQAPTQILKWPQPRALSQTVTKTMVNMVVANPTFTYLAALTDSNIVAIWKRH